A genomic window from Cloacibacillus sp. includes:
- a CDS encoding flagellar biosynthesis protein FliR: MAPERVKLDLFGFLKNVPSVNIQAFVALGLFGVSLLLARMVVNIQSGKWPGSATWVIYLRMVLGFTFAASIGLGLYSFAGIDILFSR, from the coding sequence ATGGCTCCTGAAAGGGTGAAGCTGGATTTGTTTGGATTTTTAAAAAATGTACCATCGGTGAACATTCAGGCCTTTGTAGCCCTCGGCCTATTCGGCGTATCGCTCCTTCTTGCGCGTATGGTCGTCAACATACAGTCAGGGAAGTGGCCGGGAAGCGCGACCTGGGTGATCTACCTGAGGATGGTGCTCGGCTTTACCTTTGCCGCCTCCATTGGGCTTGGCCTATACAGCTTTGCGGGGATAGACATTTTATTCAGCAGATGA
- a CDS encoding folylpolyglutamate synthase/dihydrofolate synthase family protein translates to MNEKERFSEVEKKLQEMASPGIRPGLARLARLLSEAGMPQDKFPSVHVAGTNGKGSTAASLYAILRKSTYKTALYTSPHLVDFSERLVIDDKRVSTERWLAAIGLLERIIKKTSFFADNLPTYFELITAAAILILAEESPDIAVFEAGMGGRLDASNILGDVRLSLIVPIGLDHTEYLGDTLEKVAAEKFAIMRRDTPALFAGDPRLDAQFIIAAKLHGAAPHIFSSRYSVTEADYSLSGTDFTLRDKNDGGEERYRTPLVGTFQSENAALAVAAARLLSPAFPKITANTIKEGLSGTLWPGRMEVIAQDPTVLVDGGHNPHAMRRIAETLKALMGGSHVNIVIAMMRDKEIAGALSFLRGLDVTLYCTEVPGNERSLGAREMERAASEAALKSGGSFHEPLTAIAEASKEGAPVLCCGSLFLVGYIKERKDELRRI, encoded by the coding sequence ATGAACGAAAAAGAGAGATTTTCCGAAGTAGAAAAAAAATTGCAGGAGATGGCAAGCCCGGGCATCCGCCCGGGACTTGCCCGTCTCGCTCGCCTTCTCAGCGAGGCCGGCATGCCGCAGGACAAATTTCCCTCCGTGCACGTCGCGGGGACCAACGGTAAAGGCTCGACTGCGGCAAGCCTCTATGCAATTCTGCGCAAATCAACCTATAAAACTGCCCTATATACCAGTCCGCACCTTGTCGACTTTTCCGAGCGGCTGGTGATCGACGATAAAAGAGTCTCCACCGAAAGGTGGCTTGCCGCCATCGGCCTGCTTGAGCGGATAATAAAAAAAACCTCCTTTTTTGCTGACAACCTTCCGACCTATTTTGAACTGATAACGGCGGCGGCGATTTTAATTCTCGCCGAAGAGTCGCCCGATATCGCCGTCTTTGAGGCGGGGATGGGCGGCAGGCTTGACGCCTCAAACATCCTTGGCGACGTCAGGCTCAGCCTGATAGTGCCGATAGGCCTTGACCACACGGAATACCTCGGAGATACGCTCGAAAAGGTGGCCGCTGAAAAGTTCGCCATCATGCGCCGGGATACGCCGGCGCTCTTTGCCGGCGATCCAAGGCTCGACGCCCAGTTCATCATCGCCGCGAAGCTGCACGGCGCCGCCCCGCATATCTTCTCCTCCAGATATAGCGTAACGGAGGCGGACTATTCGCTCTCCGGCACGGATTTTACCCTGAGGGACAAAAACGATGGCGGGGAAGAGCGGTACCGCACTCCGCTGGTGGGCACCTTCCAGTCGGAGAACGCGGCGCTGGCGGTGGCCGCCGCGCGTCTGCTCAGTCCGGCATTCCCAAAGATAACGGCGAATACGATAAAAGAAGGCCTATCCGGGACTCTCTGGCCCGGACGCATGGAGGTGATCGCGCAGGATCCCACCGTGCTAGTCGACGGAGGGCACAACCCGCACGCGATGAGGCGCATCGCCGAGACGCTGAAGGCCCTCATGGGCGGCAGCCATGTCAACATAGTAATCGCGATGATGCGCGACAAGGAGATCGCGGGCGCGCTCTCATTTTTGCGCGGACTTGACGTCACCCTCTACTGCACGGAGGTGCCGGGAAATGAACGTTCGCTTGGCGCGCGGGAGATGGAGCGGGCGGCGTCGGAGGCCGCTCTCAAGAGCGGGGGAAGTTTTCACGAGCCGCTTACGGCTATCGCCGAGGCCTCCAAAGAGGGCGCGCCGGTGCTTTGCTGCGGCAGCCTCTTCCTCGTCGGATATATAAAGGAACGAAAAGATGAACTTCGAAGGATTTAA
- a CDS encoding polyphenol oxidase family protein — MNFEGFKTYEDESGIIIEMIMPSVLRESFFAKLYARGALNDAAEGDPETVWKALSARYDKRPLVAPRQVHGVNIIEADGGQILPQRPDADGVFIEDGAYPLASLRFADCTPVVIAGAAERPWMAALHSGFKGTLQNIASAAVKLALAKHPGQHPGEMWAWIGPAIGGECYSRRREDPTTELAVRSFAPENVSENSEGFNFDIKGQIARQLIEIGLIYDKIYMYDCCTCCRNDYFYSYRAGDEKKRIFLLAGSAKKQR, encoded by the coding sequence ATGAACTTCGAAGGATTTAAAACTTATGAGGACGAGAGCGGCATTATCATCGAAATGATAATGCCCTCTGTTTTGAGGGAAAGCTTTTTCGCGAAGCTGTACGCCCGCGGCGCGCTGAACGACGCCGCCGAGGGCGATCCCGAAACGGTCTGGAAGGCCCTCTCCGCCCGCTATGATAAAAGGCCGCTCGTCGCGCCCCGTCAGGTGCATGGCGTAAATATCATTGAGGCCGACGGCGGGCAGATTCTTCCGCAGAGACCGGACGCCGACGGCGTATTTATCGAGGACGGCGCATATCCGCTGGCAAGCCTGCGCTTCGCGGACTGCACGCCGGTGGTGATCGCCGGGGCGGCCGAACGGCCATGGATGGCGGCGCTGCATTCCGGTTTTAAGGGAACCCTGCAGAATATCGCCTCCGCCGCCGTAAAGCTGGCGCTCGCGAAACACCCCGGACAGCACCCCGGCGAGATGTGGGCGTGGATCGGTCCCGCGATCGGCGGGGAATGCTACTCGCGGCGGAGGGAAGACCCGACGACAGAGCTGGCGGTAAGGAGCTTCGCGCCGGAAAACGTCTCGGAAAACAGCGAAGGTTTCAATTTTGATATCAAAGGTCAGATAGCCCGTCAGCTTATAGAAATCGGCCTGATTTATGATAAAATTTATATGTATGATTGCTGTACCTGCTGCCGTAATGATTACTTCTATTCGTACCGCGCAGGCGATGAGAAAAAAAGAATATTTCTGCTGGCGGGAAGTGCCAAAAAACAGAGATAG
- a CDS encoding valine--tRNA ligase: protein MDSEKVQLGKSYDPVPIEDKWYAEWIAEGLFKADSSSPKPPFSIVIPPPNVTGSLHVGHALDNTLQDILCRTKRMQGYEVLWLPGTDHAGIATQNVVERSLAKEGVSRHDLGREEFVKKVWEWKEQYGSTIINQLKKLGASCDWDRERFTMDEGLSRAVRKIFVELYKKGLIYRGKYLINWCPRCQTALSDLEVEHEEMDGKFYEVSYKFADGEEGGVIVMTTRPETILGDSAIAIHPRDEKNRHLVGKKVVVPLVGRVIPVIEDNMVDPEFGTGCVKITPAHDPNDFLVGQRHNLEQIQVIDDKGVMNENAGKYQGQDRFEARGTIVADLEKEGVLLSVTDLRHSVGHCYRCHTVIEPYLSEQWFVRTRPLADAGVASVEAGKIKFVPDQWTNVYYQWMENIRDWCISRQLWWGHRIPAWYCDKCGEVIVEENAPHKCPKCGSTELCQDEDVLDTWFSSGLWPFSTMGWPDETETLKKFYPTSVLVTGFDIIFFWVARMIMFGLEGMKGEVPFHDVYIHALVRDEKGQKMSKSRGNVIDPLTIVKDYGADALRLTLAALTVQGRDIFLSTDRISTYRLFMNKLWNASRFALMNLEDAAAGQEIDERELQLHDKWILNRISQVSAEMTRLLDGYFFGEAARLMYDFTWGELCDWYLELSKPALRGDEGEPRRRTTQAVLLAVFEDVLKLLHPIIPFVTEELWHAFPFGTDLVEHSSWPAPRVAVDEKVIADMDFIQDVVRAVRNLRAEARIAPQQMIPGVTLAVHSKEKLALLKECEKQIELLTKVEKVTFTEEGAAKPERSLASVLDDVQVYLPVGDLLDVDKEIQRLKNDIAKLEKDIEKSKAKLANKQFVERAPAEVIDKEKGNLADNETKAQRMKENLGSLTN, encoded by the coding sequence ATGGATTCCGAGAAGGTGCAGTTAGGCAAGAGCTATGATCCCGTGCCCATTGAAGACAAATGGTACGCGGAATGGATAGCTGAGGGGCTTTTTAAGGCAGATTCGTCATCACCAAAACCGCCGTTTTCAATCGTCATACCGCCGCCCAATGTTACGGGCTCGCTCCATGTCGGCCACGCGCTCGACAATACGCTGCAGGATATTCTCTGCCGCACGAAGAGAATGCAGGGCTACGAGGTACTCTGGCTGCCCGGCACAGACCACGCGGGCATCGCCACGCAGAACGTCGTGGAGCGTTCGCTCGCCAAAGAGGGCGTATCACGTCACGACCTTGGGCGCGAAGAGTTCGTCAAAAAGGTCTGGGAGTGGAAAGAGCAGTACGGCAGCACAATCATAAACCAGCTCAAAAAGCTCGGCGCCTCCTGCGACTGGGACCGCGAGCGCTTCACGATGGACGAGGGGCTCTCGCGCGCCGTCCGCAAAATATTTGTGGAGCTCTATAAAAAGGGACTAATCTACCGCGGGAAATACCTCATAAACTGGTGCCCGCGCTGCCAGACGGCCCTCTCCGACCTTGAGGTCGAGCACGAGGAGATGGACGGCAAGTTCTATGAGGTCTCATACAAATTCGCCGACGGCGAAGAGGGCGGCGTCATCGTCATGACGACGCGCCCCGAGACGATCCTCGGAGACAGCGCCATCGCGATACACCCGCGCGACGAGAAGAACCGCCACCTCGTAGGCAAAAAGGTCGTCGTGCCGCTCGTGGGACGCGTCATCCCCGTCATTGAGGACAACATGGTCGACCCCGAGTTCGGCACCGGCTGCGTCAAGATCACCCCGGCGCACGATCCCAACGACTTCCTTGTCGGCCAGCGCCACAATCTCGAACAGATACAGGTCATTGACGATAAGGGAGTAATGAACGAGAACGCCGGCAAATACCAGGGGCAGGACCGCTTTGAGGCGCGCGGCACGATCGTCGCCGACCTTGAAAAAGAGGGCGTGCTGCTCTCCGTCACCGACCTGCGCCACTCGGTAGGGCACTGCTACCGCTGCCATACTGTGATCGAGCCCTACCTTTCTGAACAGTGGTTCGTCCGCACGCGCCCCCTCGCGGACGCCGGGGTAGCCTCCGTTGAAGCCGGAAAGATAAAGTTCGTTCCCGACCAGTGGACCAACGTCTACTACCAGTGGATGGAGAATATCCGCGACTGGTGTATCTCGCGCCAGCTCTGGTGGGGACACCGTATACCCGCGTGGTACTGCGACAAATGCGGCGAAGTCATCGTCGAAGAGAACGCGCCGCACAAGTGTCCGAAGTGCGGCAGCACCGAACTCTGCCAGGACGAAGATGTGCTCGACACCTGGTTCTCGAGCGGACTCTGGCCCTTCTCGACGATGGGCTGGCCCGACGAGACCGAAACTCTGAAAAAATTCTACCCGACCTCCGTGCTTGTGACCGGATTTGACATAATCTTCTTCTGGGTCGCAAGGATGATAATGTTCGGACTTGAGGGAATGAAGGGCGAAGTACCCTTCCACGACGTATACATCCACGCCCTCGTACGCGACGAAAAGGGGCAGAAGATGAGCAAGTCGCGCGGAAACGTCATCGACCCGCTGACGATCGTGAAGGACTACGGCGCGGACGCGCTGCGTCTTACGCTCGCGGCGCTCACGGTACAGGGACGTGACATCTTCCTCTCGACCGACCGTATCTCGACATACCGGCTCTTCATGAACAAGCTCTGGAACGCGAGCCGTTTCGCGCTTATGAATCTTGAAGACGCCGCGGCGGGACAGGAGATAGACGAAAGGGAGCTTCAGCTCCACGACAAATGGATACTCAACCGCATCTCGCAGGTTTCGGCGGAGATGACGCGGCTGCTCGACGGATACTTCTTCGGCGAAGCGGCGCGCCTCATGTACGACTTCACCTGGGGCGAGCTCTGCGACTGGTACCTTGAGCTGTCAAAGCCGGCGCTGCGCGGCGACGAGGGAGAGCCGCGCCGCCGGACGACGCAGGCCGTTCTGCTCGCCGTCTTTGAAGACGTCCTCAAGCTGCTCCACCCGATCATTCCCTTCGTGACGGAGGAACTATGGCACGCCTTCCCCTTCGGCACCGACCTTGTGGAGCACAGCAGCTGGCCCGCGCCGCGCGTCGCCGTTGACGAAAAGGTGATCGCGGATATGGACTTCATTCAGGATGTGGTCCGCGCGGTACGCAACCTAAGAGCCGAGGCCCGTATCGCGCCGCAGCAGATGATTCCCGGCGTAACGCTCGCCGTTCACAGTAAAGAGAAGCTCGCGCTGCTCAAAGAATGCGAAAAGCAGATAGAGCTGCTTACTAAGGTGGAAAAGGTCACCTTCACCGAAGAGGGCGCCGCGAAGCCGGAGAGAAGCCTCGCCTCGGTGCTCGATGACGTGCAGGTATACCTGCCGGTAGGCGACCTGCTTGACGTGGATAAGGAGATACAGCGCCTTAAAAACGATATCGCCAAACTTGAGAAGGATATCGAAAAGAGCAAGGCAAAGCTCGCGAACAAGCAGTTCGTCGAGCGGGCTCCCGCCGAAGTCATCGATAAAGAGAAGGGCAACCTTGCCGACAACGAGACGAAGGCTCAGCGCATGAAGGAAAACCTCGGCAGCCTGACCAACTGA
- a CDS encoding Gfo/Idh/MocA family oxidoreductase: MEAVRVGVVGVGHLGMHHARVYTEILGAQLVGVVDINDERAHTIAEPLGVSAYSDFETFLKETRPDAVSIVVPTSMHYEIAKKAMEHGVHVLVEKPVTTSVDEAERLLHLAVEKDVILQVGHIERFNSAVEHAREFIKDPYFIQTRRMGPFSPRISDVGVVLDLMIHDVDIILSMINSDLVSISAIGKCIRTDHEDIASVQMRFANGAMAQILVSRVSEKRLRQMEITEAERFVTVNYETQDITVQRCVRQSGGNIVEVMEHPVFPKTEPLKMELQHFISCIREGLQPMVGIKDGKRALEVCVAALRQIHEEKKQNYSLLSAI, from the coding sequence ATGGAAGCAGTACGGGTCGGAGTCGTAGGCGTCGGGCATCTTGGGATGCACCACGCGAGAGTATATACGGAGATACTGGGAGCTCAGCTTGTCGGCGTGGTGGACATCAACGACGAACGCGCGCATACGATAGCGGAGCCGCTGGGGGTCAGCGCATACAGCGATTTTGAAACCTTTCTCAAAGAGACGCGTCCGGACGCGGTCAGCATCGTCGTTCCCACCAGCATGCACTATGAGATCGCAAAAAAGGCGATGGAGCACGGCGTCCATGTGCTCGTCGAAAAGCCTGTCACGACAAGCGTCGACGAGGCGGAAAGGCTGCTGCACCTCGCGGTGGAGAAAGACGTTATCCTGCAGGTCGGTCACATAGAACGCTTCAACAGCGCCGTGGAGCACGCCCGTGAATTCATCAAAGATCCGTACTTCATCCAGACGCGCCGTATGGGTCCCTTCTCGCCGCGCATCAGCGACGTCGGCGTGGTACTTGACCTCATGATACATGACGTCGACATCATCCTTTCGATGATAAACTCGGACCTCGTCTCGATCTCGGCGATCGGCAAATGCATCCGCACGGACCATGAGGACATCGCCTCGGTCCAGATGCGCTTCGCAAACGGCGCGATGGCTCAGATACTTGTCAGCCGCGTCTCTGAAAAGCGGCTGCGCCAGATGGAGATCACGGAGGCGGAGCGCTTTGTGACGGTCAACTATGAGACACAGGATATCACCGTGCAGCGCTGCGTCCGTCAGAGCGGCGGAAACATCGTCGAGGTGATGGAACATCCCGTGTTCCCCAAGACCGAGCCTCTTAAGATGGAGCTCCAGCATTTTATCTCATGTATCCGCGAGGGGCTGCAGCCGATGGTCGGCATCAAAGACGGCAAACGCGCCCTTGAGGTATGTGTCGCCGCGCTGCGCCAGATCCATGAAGAAAAAAAACAGAATTATTCGCTGCTTTCGGCAATATAA